One genomic region from Salvia hispanica cultivar TCC Black 2014 chromosome 2, UniMelb_Shisp_WGS_1.0, whole genome shotgun sequence encodes:
- the LOC125207833 gene encoding bidirectional sugar transporter SWEET1-like, with the protein MSQAKALHLVFGVLGNATGLFLFLSPSVTFKRIIMNKSTEQFSGVPYVMTLLNCLLAAWYGLPFISPNNYLVSAINGTGIVIESIYVLIFLVYAPKKEKRRIMALLFVILAIFSTVALVSIFALKQEKKRQLFCGFAATIFSIIMYASPLSVMRMVIKTKSVEYMPFLLSLFVFLCGTSWFIYGLIGNDKFLYIPNGFGCFLGAMQLTLYGIYRKNKDEVKKPTMDENLEMGLADSHQPKQPTHAKNGQP; encoded by the exons ATGAGTCAAGCCAAAGCCTTGCATTTGGTGTTTGGAGTTCTTG gaaATGCTACtggtttgtttttgtttctctcACCCTC GGTTACTTTCAAGAGGATCATCATGAACAAATCAACTGAGCAATTCTCAGGCGTACCATATGTTATGACATTGCTCAATTGTTTACTTGCAGCTTG GTATGGGTTGCCTTTCATATCACCAAACAACTATTTGGTTTCAGCAATAAATGGGACAGGAATAGTGATTGAGTCAATTTATGTCCTAATATTTCTTGTATATGCTCCTAAGAAGGAGAAAAGAAGAATCATGGCTCTTCTCTTTGTGATTCTTGCAATATTTTCCACTGTTGCTTTGGTCTCTATTTTTGCCCTCAAACAGGAGAAGAAAAGGCAGTTGTTTTGTGGTTTTGCTGCCACTATTTTCTCCATCATAATGTATGCTTCTCCTCTCTCAGTCATG AGAATGGTAATCAAAACCAAAAGTGTAGAATATATGCCATTTCTCTTGTCACTGTTTGTCTTCCTATGTGGTACTTCATGGTTCATTTATGGCCTCATTGGTAACGACAAGTTTCTCTAT ATTCCTAATGGATTTGGGTGTTTTTTGGGAGCAATGCAATTGACTTTGTATGGCATCTACCGCAAGAACAAAGATGAAGTCAAGAAGCCCACAATGGATGAGAATTTAGAAATGGGCCTTGCAGATTCTCACCAGCCCAAGCAGCCAACCCATGCCAAAAATGGCCAGCCTTAA